The following are encoded in a window of Neomicrococcus lactis genomic DNA:
- a CDS encoding 2,3-butanediol dehydrogenase yields MRAARYYDQKDIRIEDIPEMELLPGTVEIEVAWCGICGTDLHEYLEGPIFVPPAGHPHPISGESAPVTLGHEFSGTVTALGEGVTDLKVGENVVVEPYIINDDVDTSKGQSYHLSKDMNFIGLGGRGGGLSEKIVVKRRWVHPIGDIPLDQAALIEPLSVGHHAFVRSEAKAGQVAIVGGAGPIGLLTAAVLKAEGLTVYISELSEARKAKARETGVADDVFDPREVNVAEKVRELTGGKGADVGFECSSVPVVLDMLLDAVKPGGVVVNVSIWGHKPAVDMPKIVLKEIDLRGTIGYAGDHPDTIALVQSGKLDLAPFITGRIGLDELVSGGFEQLINNNEHHVKIIVNPKA; encoded by the coding sequence ATGAGGGCAGCACGTTATTACGATCAGAAAGACATCCGCATCGAGGACATTCCAGAAATGGAATTGTTGCCGGGAACGGTTGAAATCGAAGTTGCTTGGTGCGGCATTTGCGGCACTGACTTGCACGAATACCTTGAAGGACCAATCTTCGTTCCGCCAGCAGGACATCCGCATCCTATTTCTGGCGAATCCGCTCCCGTGACGTTGGGGCACGAATTCTCCGGCACGGTGACCGCTCTGGGTGAAGGCGTCACGGACCTGAAGGTCGGCGAGAACGTTGTGGTGGAGCCCTACATCATTAACGACGACGTAGACACTTCCAAGGGACAGTCGTACCACTTGTCCAAGGACATGAACTTTATTGGCCTTGGCGGCCGTGGTGGCGGACTCTCCGAGAAGATTGTGGTGAAGCGCCGCTGGGTCCACCCTATTGGCGACATCCCACTTGATCAGGCGGCTCTGATTGAGCCGTTGTCCGTGGGCCACCACGCCTTCGTTCGTTCCGAGGCTAAAGCTGGACAGGTCGCCATTGTGGGCGGTGCCGGCCCCATCGGCTTGCTCACGGCTGCTGTGCTCAAGGCCGAGGGACTCACGGTGTACATCTCCGAATTGTCTGAGGCACGAAAGGCCAAGGCCCGTGAAACCGGCGTCGCGGACGACGTCTTCGATCCACGCGAAGTCAACGTGGCGGAAAAGGTTCGCGAACTCACCGGCGGCAAGGGCGCTGATGTGGGCTTCGAATGCTCATCCGTTCCCGTTGTCTTGGATATGTTGCTGGACGCTGTGAAGCCGGGCGGTGTGGTGGTCAACGTGTCTATCTGGGGTCACAAGCCAGCCGTTGACATGCCGAAGATTGTCCTGAAGGAAATCGACCTTCGCGGCACTATTGGTTATGCAGGGGATCATCCAGACACCATTGCCCTGGTTCAGAGCGGAAAGCTTGACCTTGCTCCGTTCATCACGGGCCGCATCGGTTTGGACGAACTCGTTTCCGGTGGCTTCGAGCAGCTCATTAACAACAACGAGCATCACGTGAAGATCATCGTGAACCCAAAGGCATAA
- the glgX gene encoding glycogen debranching protein GlgX: protein MIRFRQEAALSIDEAQGQFSHPYPLGISPVNASYGVVPKFHDHGVTDAVNVSVYAPGLNAVDVVYTDPAGQWRRFPLIENTDGVFHGIVPELLFGARYAFWEGSAELPANGQLLLDPYGRAIVRDHSLGGEDDDAAYVNEYVSPAFDWSGDFAPRVPWRNTVIYEAHVKGLTQLHPDVPEHLRGTYAGLASEAMIAHLKKLGVTTVQLLPIHFHTDEPHLQELGMPNYWGYNTLGFFAPHTEYASADAQATGQQAVQAELKGMIKLLHAAGIEVVLDVVFNHTAEGGQDQPALCWRGLGDKQYYRHGHDGRYLDTTGCGNTLNFTDPAVIRMALDSLRYWVEEYHVDGFRFDLAVSLARDENHHFSPRHPFLVAALADSVLANTKLIAEPWDVSMGGWQTGHFPRGFADWNDRYRDTVRDFWVADRGHLKAGGHGESVARLAGCLAGSRDLFAGSGRGTLASINFVTAHDGFTLRDLVSFDRKHNEANGEQNRDGHNHNRSYNHGVEGHTGDTAIRAERLQTQSNVMATLLMSLGVPMITAGDEMGKTQFGNNNAYCQDNELNWLDWSWDDDQRAMFDTTRRMIRLRNDFMGSQPLTYPVQEEQNYILWFNQHGQPMPEHEWSDNQTRLVQLLMGSTDGKLDGLVIMNGRLDATTVTLPRLEELADFRPSRREITTYELRFATSKINYPEDPDGVHGSRMHREVEREILRATQGDDAVFVPRKGEKYMTGDKIRIEGNSILIFRG, encoded by the coding sequence ATGATCAGGTTTCGTCAAGAAGCCGCGCTCAGCATTGACGAGGCGCAGGGGCAGTTCTCCCACCCCTACCCACTGGGTATTAGCCCCGTCAACGCAAGCTACGGCGTCGTACCAAAATTTCATGACCACGGCGTCACTGATGCCGTGAATGTCAGTGTCTACGCGCCCGGCCTCAACGCCGTGGACGTCGTGTACACGGACCCGGCAGGCCAATGGCGCCGCTTCCCGCTGATCGAGAACACCGATGGCGTCTTCCACGGCATTGTGCCGGAGTTGCTATTTGGCGCGCGGTACGCCTTCTGGGAGGGTTCCGCGGAGCTTCCGGCTAACGGCCAGCTGCTCCTCGATCCGTACGGCCGCGCGATTGTGCGGGACCATTCTTTGGGAGGAGAGGACGACGACGCCGCTTACGTTAACGAGTACGTTTCGCCGGCTTTTGATTGGTCAGGCGACTTCGCTCCTCGCGTTCCGTGGCGCAACACCGTGATTTACGAGGCCCATGTCAAGGGCCTCACGCAACTGCACCCAGATGTGCCCGAGCACCTTCGCGGTACGTACGCTGGACTGGCTTCGGAAGCGATGATCGCGCACTTGAAGAAGCTCGGCGTGACCACCGTGCAGCTCTTGCCGATTCACTTCCATACGGATGAACCGCACTTGCAGGAACTCGGCATGCCCAACTACTGGGGCTACAACACGCTCGGGTTCTTCGCTCCGCACACTGAGTACGCTTCCGCGGACGCTCAGGCTACCGGTCAGCAGGCCGTGCAGGCGGAGCTCAAGGGCATGATCAAGCTCTTGCACGCAGCTGGCATCGAAGTAGTGCTGGACGTGGTGTTCAACCACACCGCTGAAGGCGGCCAGGATCAGCCGGCGCTTTGCTGGCGTGGTTTGGGCGATAAGCAGTACTACCGTCACGGTCACGATGGCCGCTACCTCGATACCACGGGCTGCGGAAACACCCTGAACTTCACGGACCCCGCTGTCATTCGCATGGCGCTGGACTCCTTACGGTACTGGGTGGAGGAGTACCACGTAGACGGCTTCCGCTTTGACTTGGCGGTGTCTCTCGCGCGCGACGAAAACCATCACTTCTCTCCACGCCACCCGTTCTTGGTGGCGGCGTTGGCGGACAGCGTTTTGGCGAACACCAAGCTCATCGCTGAGCCGTGGGACGTGTCCATGGGCGGATGGCAGACCGGTCACTTCCCACGCGGATTCGCAGACTGGAATGACCGCTACCGGGACACAGTGCGTGACTTCTGGGTGGCTGACCGCGGGCATCTGAAGGCTGGTGGACACGGTGAATCCGTGGCTCGCCTGGCTGGATGCTTGGCTGGCTCACGTGACTTGTTTGCAGGCTCCGGGCGCGGAACGCTCGCGAGCATCAACTTTGTCACGGCACACGACGGCTTCACGCTGCGCGACTTGGTCTCCTTTGACCGCAAGCACAACGAAGCCAACGGCGAGCAGAACCGCGACGGTCACAACCACAACCGCAGCTACAACCACGGAGTGGAAGGCCATACCGGCGACACCGCGATCCGTGCGGAGCGCTTGCAGACGCAGTCCAACGTCATGGCCACACTTTTGATGAGCCTCGGCGTCCCGATGATCACCGCGGGCGACGAAATGGGCAAGACGCAGTTCGGCAACAACAACGCCTATTGCCAGGACAACGAGCTCAATTGGCTCGACTGGTCCTGGGACGACGATCAGCGCGCCATGTTCGACACTACGCGTCGCATGATCCGGTTGCGCAACGACTTCATGGGAAGCCAGCCGTTGACCTACCCCGTGCAGGAAGAACAGAACTACATTTTGTGGTTCAACCAGCACGGGCAGCCCATGCCTGAGCACGAGTGGTCTGACAACCAGACCCGCTTGGTGCAGCTCTTGATGGGCTCCACGGACGGCAAACTCGACGGCCTGGTCATCATGAATGGCCGCTTGGATGCCACCACGGTGACGTTGCCGCGATTGGAAGAGCTTGCTGACTTCCGTCCTTCGCGCCGCGAAATCACCACGTATGAGTTGCGCTTTGCCACGTCCAAGATCAACTATCCCGAAGATCCAGACGGCGTTCACGGTTCGCGCATGCACCGCGAAGTGGAACGCGAGATACTGCGTGCGACGCAGGGCGACGACGCGGTGTTTGTGCCTCGCAAGGGCGAGAAGTACATGACGGGCGACAAGATTCGTATTGAAGGAAATAGCATCCTGATCTTCCGAGGATAG
- the ispF gene encoding 2-C-methyl-D-erythritol 2,4-cyclodiphosphate synthase → MIIPLVGIGVDVHAFEEDGNDRALWLAGLEWPGERALSGHSDGDAVAHAACDALFSASGVGDLGTHFGTSRPEFKGASGVTLLKEAARIVRDAGFEIGNVAVQFVGNRPKFGPRREEANRVLSEAAGAKVTVTATTSDGLGYEGAQQGITAYATALVYPVGAEDKSR, encoded by the coding sequence GTGATCATTCCACTCGTGGGCATCGGCGTTGACGTGCACGCTTTTGAAGAAGACGGCAATGACCGCGCCCTGTGGCTCGCGGGGTTGGAATGGCCGGGGGAGCGTGCTCTCAGCGGACATTCCGACGGCGACGCCGTAGCCCATGCTGCATGCGATGCTCTCTTCTCCGCCTCTGGAGTGGGAGACCTCGGAACGCATTTCGGCACGAGCCGTCCGGAATTCAAGGGTGCATCGGGAGTCACGCTGCTCAAGGAAGCTGCCCGCATTGTGCGTGACGCGGGCTTTGAGATCGGGAATGTGGCCGTCCAGTTCGTGGGCAACCGGCCGAAGTTCGGCCCACGCCGCGAAGAAGCGAATCGCGTTTTGAGTGAAGCTGCTGGCGCCAAGGTCACCGTCACCGCGACCACGTCTGATGGGCTGGGCTACGAAGGCGCCCAGCAAGGAATCACCGCGTACGCAACCGCGCTGGTCTACCCGGTGGGTGCTGAGGACAAGAGTCGCTAG
- the cysS gene encoding cysteine--tRNA ligase yields the protein MTLRFYDTQTAQIRDFEPITDGEVKMYYCGATVQGMPHVGHVRSAIVFDILVRWLEYRGNKVTVVRNVTDIDDKILEKSALSFEGPVDYPYVEDEEWFALAYRFEQEFQKAYDVLGVRRPTYEPRATGHIGEMHRMIQDLIDKGHAYAATDGSNDVYFDVRSWPDYGNLTRQKIDDMQAAPDADPRGKKDPRDFALWKGHKEADPITASWESPWGRGRPGWHIECSAMATKYLGAQFDIHGGGLDLRFPHHENELAQATAAGHGFANFWLHNGMVTFEGEKMSKSIGNTISPEEMIEKSNPRVARYFLGQAQYRSMLDYRPSSLDEAAAAIERIDTFVNNALFAVHGVKPGADFDLDLHHFEVPESYANAMDDDLNVPQALAALHETVRKGNSALASGDLETADIALQQTMAMTQTLGLDDALDSTAGSPEADALDKLISVQLEERAKARADKNWARADEIRDQLAAAGIIIEDSANGARWSISG from the coding sequence GTGACGTTGAGATTCTATGACACCCAGACCGCCCAGATTCGTGACTTCGAGCCCATCACCGATGGCGAGGTCAAGATGTACTACTGCGGTGCCACGGTGCAGGGAATGCCGCACGTGGGACACGTCCGCTCCGCGATTGTCTTTGACATCCTGGTGCGCTGGCTCGAATACCGCGGCAACAAGGTTACGGTAGTCCGCAACGTGACGGACATCGATGACAAGATCCTCGAGAAATCCGCGCTGAGCTTCGAAGGTCCCGTCGACTATCCATACGTCGAAGACGAAGAATGGTTCGCGCTCGCATACCGCTTTGAGCAAGAGTTCCAGAAGGCCTATGACGTCCTCGGCGTGCGCCGTCCAACGTATGAGCCACGCGCTACCGGACACATCGGTGAAATGCACCGCATGATCCAGGACCTTATCGACAAGGGCCACGCCTACGCTGCCACGGATGGCAGCAACGACGTGTATTTCGACGTCCGCAGCTGGCCCGACTATGGCAACCTCACGCGCCAAAAGATCGATGACATGCAGGCCGCTCCTGACGCGGATCCTCGCGGCAAGAAGGACCCTCGCGACTTCGCACTCTGGAAGGGCCACAAAGAAGCTGACCCCATCACGGCGAGCTGGGAGTCCCCATGGGGACGCGGCCGTCCAGGCTGGCACATCGAGTGCTCCGCCATGGCAACGAAGTACCTCGGCGCTCAGTTTGATATTCACGGTGGCGGCCTTGACTTGCGTTTCCCTCACCACGAAAACGAGCTGGCCCAGGCCACAGCAGCCGGTCATGGATTTGCGAACTTCTGGTTGCACAACGGCATGGTCACCTTCGAAGGCGAGAAGATGTCCAAGTCCATTGGCAACACCATCTCCCCGGAAGAGATGATCGAAAAGTCCAACCCACGCGTGGCTCGCTATTTCTTGGGTCAGGCGCAGTACCGCTCCATGCTGGATTACCGCCCTTCGTCGTTGGACGAGGCTGCCGCGGCCATCGAGCGCATCGATACGTTCGTGAACAATGCGCTTTTCGCAGTTCACGGCGTGAAGCCCGGAGCGGACTTCGATCTGGACCTGCACCACTTTGAGGTTCCCGAATCCTACGCCAATGCGATGGATGATGACCTCAACGTCCCGCAAGCACTCGCGGCTCTTCACGAGACCGTGCGCAAGGGCAATTCGGCGCTGGCCAGCGGGGATCTAGAAACGGCAGACATCGCGCTGCAGCAGACCATGGCCATGACCCAGACGCTGGGCCTGGATGACGCACTGGATTCCACAGCCGGAAGCCCAGAAGCGGATGCCTTGGACAAGCTCATTTCGGTGCAGCTCGAAGAGCGCGCAAAGGCTCGTGCTGATAAGAATTGGGCACGCGCTGATGAGATCCGCGATCAGCTTGCAGCGGCCGGAATCATCATTGAAGATTCGGCCAATGGAGCTCGCTGGAGCATCAGCGGCTAA
- the glgP gene encoding alpha-glucan family phosphorylase, translating to MKAIRRFTVRTVLPASISGLGHLASNLRWSWHEPTANLFRDLDPDAYAAVGGDPVALLGQFDRAKLDALAADHSIVDRVNDLTADLDRYLTEPRWCQNLGENAPKSIAYFSPEYGITSVLPQYSGGLGILAGDHLKSASDLGVPLIGVGLLYQAGYFKQALSRDAWQQESYPVLDPDGLPLTLLREADGSPAIVTLPLPDNRQLHAYIWRADVGRVPLLLLDSNIPNNDDAARQITDRLYGGGGDHRLQQELLLGMGGVKALRTYARLTGTPAPEVFHTNEGHAGFLGIERIRELMDYGLTWDEALTAVRASTVFTTHTPVPAGIDRFQALQVGHFFRAGLAPNVPLDGILSLGAENYEGGDPATFNMAVMGLRLGQRANGVAKLHGKVSRGMFSGLWSGFDVDEVPITSVTNGVHVPTWVDPKIANFAAERFGRNTVAEGDWSRAADVDDAELWALRRELRVQLIDDVRERVRASWIKRGASEAELEWTKNVLDPDVLTIGFARRVPTYKRLTLMLRDPARLKKILLHPQHPVQIVVAGKSHPADEAGKKMIQDLVRFTDDPEVRHRIVFLPNYDMKMARTLFPGCDVWLNNPLRPLEACGTSGMKAAINGALNLSVLDGWWDELYDGENGWAIPTAPAGTSAEARDDFESAALYTLIENTVAPRFYGTEAAESAGAAGPSEHGAAGSELPHTWIHMIKHTLSDLGPKVSATRMVQDYVQQLYIPAAEAGREIAANEFANARELANYVSRMRHGFGNVHVEHVESVGIDEEPSLGDYFRVNAYVRLGDIAPHEVQVQVISGTVTANDDLADTVTSNLELAQDLGEGRYLYTMEMVLNHSGSFGYGVRVVPSHPLLASSAELGLVANAH from the coding sequence GTGAAGGCTATCCGACGATTTACCGTACGCACCGTCCTCCCTGCCTCGATTAGCGGATTGGGCCATTTGGCTTCCAATCTGCGCTGGTCCTGGCACGAACCCACCGCGAATCTTTTCCGCGACCTTGATCCGGACGCCTATGCGGCTGTCGGCGGCGATCCAGTGGCCTTGCTGGGGCAGTTTGACCGCGCCAAGCTTGACGCTCTCGCAGCCGACCATTCGATCGTGGACCGCGTCAATGATTTGACCGCTGACTTGGATCGCTATTTGACCGAACCACGTTGGTGCCAGAACTTGGGCGAGAATGCCCCGAAATCCATTGCGTATTTCTCCCCCGAATACGGCATCACGTCCGTGCTCCCCCAGTACTCCGGTGGCCTCGGCATCCTCGCTGGCGACCATTTGAAGTCCGCTAGCGACTTGGGCGTCCCACTCATCGGCGTGGGCTTGCTCTATCAGGCGGGTTACTTCAAGCAAGCGCTCTCGCGCGATGCGTGGCAGCAAGAGTCTTACCCCGTGTTGGATCCGGACGGACTTCCGCTCACTTTGTTGCGTGAAGCTGACGGCTCCCCCGCGATCGTGACGCTTCCCCTCCCTGATAATCGCCAGCTTCACGCGTACATTTGGCGCGCTGACGTGGGCCGCGTCCCGCTCCTTCTGTTGGATTCCAACATTCCAAATAACGACGACGCCGCTCGGCAAATCACTGACCGCCTGTATGGCGGTGGTGGCGATCATCGTCTCCAGCAGGAACTGCTCTTGGGCATGGGCGGCGTCAAGGCGCTGCGTACCTACGCACGCTTGACCGGCACCCCAGCTCCCGAGGTGTTCCACACCAACGAAGGCCATGCCGGCTTCTTGGGCATCGAACGCATTCGCGAGCTCATGGACTACGGACTCACGTGGGACGAAGCGTTGACCGCAGTTCGCGCGTCGACGGTCTTCACCACGCACACTCCGGTTCCTGCAGGTATTGACCGCTTCCAGGCTCTGCAGGTTGGCCACTTCTTCCGCGCCGGTCTGGCGCCGAACGTGCCACTCGATGGCATCTTGTCTCTTGGCGCCGAGAACTACGAGGGTGGCGACCCAGCAACCTTCAACATGGCCGTCATGGGTCTGCGACTCGGTCAGCGCGCCAATGGTGTGGCCAAGCTGCATGGCAAGGTCTCACGCGGCATGTTCTCCGGACTGTGGAGCGGCTTCGACGTTGACGAAGTGCCCATCACCTCGGTCACCAACGGCGTCCACGTTCCGACGTGGGTTGACCCCAAGATCGCGAACTTCGCCGCCGAGCGATTCGGCCGCAACACTGTGGCAGAGGGCGACTGGTCCCGTGCGGCAGACGTGGATGACGCCGAGCTCTGGGCACTGCGTCGCGAACTTCGTGTGCAACTGATTGACGACGTTCGTGAGCGCGTACGCGCTTCATGGATCAAGCGCGGCGCTTCTGAAGCTGAGCTTGAGTGGACCAAGAACGTTTTGGATCCAGATGTCTTGACGATCGGTTTCGCACGACGCGTTCCTACGTACAAGCGCTTGACGCTCATGCTGCGCGATCCCGCTCGTTTGAAGAAGATCCTGCTGCACCCACAGCACCCTGTGCAGATCGTGGTGGCTGGTAAGTCTCACCCGGCCGATGAAGCCGGTAAGAAGATGATCCAGGATTTGGTCCGCTTCACGGATGATCCAGAAGTGCGTCACCGCATTGTCTTTTTGCCGAACTACGACATGAAGATGGCTCGCACGCTCTTCCCTGGTTGCGATGTGTGGCTCAACAACCCACTTCGCCCGCTCGAAGCCTGCGGCACCTCCGGCATGAAGGCAGCTATAAACGGCGCCCTCAACCTCTCGGTGCTTGATGGCTGGTGGGACGAGTTGTACGACGGCGAAAACGGCTGGGCCATCCCTACCGCTCCGGCAGGAACCTCCGCTGAAGCTCGCGATGACTTCGAGTCCGCCGCGCTCTACACGCTCATTGAGAACACGGTGGCTCCTCGCTTCTACGGCACGGAAGCTGCCGAGAGCGCTGGAGCAGCGGGGCCGTCCGAGCACGGGGCAGCAGGTTCGGAATTGCCACACACCTGGATCCACATGATCAAGCACACGCTGTCTGATCTGGGTCCCAAGGTCTCGGCAACTCGCATGGTTCAGGACTACGTCCAGCAGCTCTACATCCCGGCAGCTGAAGCAGGCCGCGAGATCGCAGCGAACGAGTTTGCGAACGCTCGCGAACTCGCGAACTACGTATCCCGCATGCGTCACGGCTTCGGCAACGTTCACGTGGAGCACGTTGAGTCCGTGGGCATCGACGAAGAACCAAGCTTGGGCGATTACTTCCGTGTGAACGCGTATGTGCGTTTGGGCGACATCGCTCCACACGAGGTTCAGGTCCAGGTCATTTCCGGTACTGTCACGGCGAATGACGACCTCGCGGATACCGTCACGAGCAACCTCGAACTGGCACAGGACCTCGGCGAAGGCCGCTACCTGTACACCATGGAAATGGTGCTCAACCACTCCGGTTCGTTCGGCTACGGCGTGCGCGTGGTGCCATCGCATCCGCTTTTGGCCTCATCTGCCGAACTGGGCTTGGTAGCTAACGCTCACTAA
- a CDS encoding CarD family transcriptional regulator, translated as MVFEVGETVVYPHHGAAMIEEIKMRTIRGEEKMYLKLKVAQGDLTIEVPAENVDLVGVRDVVSQKGLEHVFDVLRAEHTEEPANWSRRYKANVEKLASGDVIKVAEVVRDLWRRDIDRGLSAGEKRMLSKARQILISELALAKKVEEEQAEAMLDEVLASDRVANV; from the coding sequence ATGGTATTTGAGGTTGGCGAGACGGTAGTTTATCCGCACCACGGCGCTGCAATGATCGAGGAGATCAAGATGCGCACTATTCGAGGTGAGGAGAAGATGTACCTCAAGCTCAAGGTGGCTCAGGGTGATTTGACCATTGAGGTCCCCGCCGAGAATGTTGACTTGGTTGGCGTTCGCGATGTTGTGAGCCAGAAGGGCCTTGAGCACGTTTTCGACGTACTCCGTGCCGAACACACTGAAGAGCCGGCCAATTGGTCGCGCCGCTACAAGGCAAACGTTGAGAAGCTTGCTTCCGGCGATGTCATCAAGGTAGCCGAGGTTGTTCGTGACTTGTGGCGCCGCGATATTGATCGCGGACTTTCTGCAGGCGAGAAGCGCATGCTTTCTAAGGCGCGTCAGATTCTGATCTCTGAATTGGCATTGGCCAAGAAGGTTGAAGAAGAGCAGGCAGAAGCAATGCTTGATGAGGTTCTTGCCTCGGATCGCGTAGCTAACGTCTAA
- the rlmB gene encoding 23S rRNA (guanosine(2251)-2'-O)-methyltransferase RlmB: MSAPRRPGAVRKNKKGPTIGTGGHGRKALEGRGPTPKAEDREYHKAHREKMLRDRAAQKHGSTNRSNRLRTSEELVTGRNSVVEALRADIPAKVLYLATRVQMDERVREALKIAAERGIPVMETGKPELDRMTDDAVHQGLALQVPPYNYPDALELISDTMLKWHKGYISKAPLFVALDGITDPRNLGAIIRSVAAFGGTAVLTPERRSAGMTASAWKTAAGAAARVPVARATNLNTLIKDAKELGIFVIGLDGDGTVSLPDITLANEPLCIVVGAEGKGLSRLVTENCDQIVSIPISASTESLNASMAVGISLYEVARKRGFKG; the protein is encoded by the coding sequence ATGTCCGCACCCCGGCGTCCCGGAGCCGTTCGGAAGAACAAAAAGGGCCCAACCATTGGCACGGGTGGGCACGGTAGAAAGGCTCTCGAAGGTCGCGGTCCCACGCCTAAGGCCGAAGACCGTGAGTACCACAAGGCCCACCGCGAGAAGATGCTGCGTGATCGCGCGGCTCAGAAGCACGGCAGCACCAACCGTTCTAACCGTCTGCGCACTTCTGAAGAGCTCGTTACGGGCCGCAACTCCGTAGTCGAAGCACTGCGCGCTGACATCCCTGCGAAGGTGCTTTACCTGGCCACGCGCGTCCAGATGGATGAGCGTGTTCGTGAAGCGTTGAAGATCGCAGCTGAGCGCGGCATTCCCGTGATGGAAACCGGCAAGCCAGAGCTGGATCGCATGACGGATGACGCCGTGCACCAGGGCCTTGCTCTGCAGGTTCCTCCGTACAACTACCCGGATGCTCTCGAGCTGATCTCTGACACCATGCTCAAGTGGCACAAGGGTTACATCAGCAAGGCGCCACTTTTCGTGGCACTCGACGGCATCACGGATCCACGTAACTTGGGTGCCATCATCCGTTCCGTCGCAGCATTCGGCGGCACGGCTGTGCTCACGCCTGAGCGTCGCTCGGCCGGTATGACGGCCAGCGCCTGGAAGACGGCTGCTGGTGCAGCCGCTCGCGTTCCTGTTGCTCGTGCAACCAACCTCAACACCCTCATCAAGGACGCCAAGGAACTTGGCATCTTCGTGATCGGTCTTGACGGTGACGGCACGGTCTCCCTTCCAGACATCACGCTCGCCAACGAGCCCCTCTGCATCGTCGTGGGTGCTGAAGGTAAGGGTCTGTCCCGCCTTGTCACCGAAAACTGCGACCAGATTGTTTCCATCCCCATTAGCGCGTCAACGGAATCGCTCAACGCGTCCATGGCGGTTGGAATTTCCCTCTACGAAGTAGCCCGAAAGCGCGGTTTCAAAGGTTAG
- the ispD gene encoding 2-C-methyl-D-erythritol 4-phosphate cytidylyltransferase: MTETPAVPRKEASARVAVIMVAAGQGTRLGYGIPKAEAPIAEHSMLETALLSADSFLRRDDVQLVAVLPPERGEFQQLIENFAREHGHHLAVTHGGATRTESVLNGLVLAPDAEFVLVHDAARPLASAVLFERVLTSLEAGSEATIPGIKVADTIKRISTTAEVAETVNRDELRAIQTPQGFQRVALQEAYVATQSWTDAEREAATDEAMLFEMQGRPVQVIEGEQRALKVTTAHDLQVVRFLASEEQ; encoded by the coding sequence GTGACTGAAACTCCCGCAGTGCCCCGCAAAGAAGCGTCCGCCCGCGTCGCCGTGATCATGGTGGCAGCCGGCCAGGGCACCCGACTGGGCTACGGCATCCCCAAGGCCGAGGCCCCCATCGCTGAACACTCCATGCTGGAGACGGCGCTATTGTCCGCGGACAGCTTTTTGCGCCGCGATGACGTGCAGCTTGTGGCCGTCTTGCCGCCGGAGCGGGGGGAGTTCCAGCAGCTCATTGAGAATTTTGCGCGCGAGCACGGTCATCATCTTGCCGTCACGCACGGGGGAGCCACACGCACCGAGTCCGTCCTGAACGGCTTGGTTCTTGCGCCGGACGCGGAATTCGTCTTGGTGCACGACGCCGCCCGCCCCCTCGCGTCCGCCGTTTTATTTGAGCGGGTGCTTACGTCGCTCGAAGCCGGTAGCGAGGCCACCATTCCGGGCATCAAAGTTGCGGACACCATCAAGCGCATTAGTACGACGGCGGAAGTTGCCGAGACCGTCAATCGCGATGAGCTTCGCGCCATCCAGACGCCGCAGGGCTTCCAGAGGGTGGCTCTTCAAGAGGCGTACGTGGCCACGCAGTCGTGGACAGATGCCGAACGCGAGGCTGCGACGGACGAGGCCATGCTCTTTGAAATGCAGGGCCGCCCGGTTCAGGTCATTGAGGGCGAACAGCGTGCCCTCAAGGTCACCACGGCGCATGATTTGCAGGTAGTTCGGTTTTTGGCATCGGAGGAACAGTGA